GCCGCCGAGGACATGGAGCTGGTCGCCGCCCTCGGCCGGGGCGACACCCTGGAGACGCTGACCACGGCAGGCGCCCAGGTCGCCGTCGAGCTGACCACGCCCGACTCGGTGATGGCCAACCTCGACTTCTGCGTGCGTCACGGCATCCACGCCGTCGTCGGTACGACGGGCTGGACCGAGGACCGTCTCGCGCAGCTGAACGGCTGGCTGGCCGACTCCCCGCGGACGGGCGTCCTGATCGCCCCGAACTTCTCCATCGGAGCGGTTTTGACGATGAAGTTCGCGCAGATCGCCGCGCCGTACTTCGAGTCGGTCGAGGTCGTCGAACTGCATCACCCGAACAAGGTCGACGCCCCCAGCGGCACCGCCACCCGCACCGCCCAGCTCATCGCC
Above is a genomic segment from Streptomyces glaucescens containing:
- the dapB gene encoding 4-hydroxy-tetrahydrodipicolinate reductase, with protein sequence MSKLRVAVLGAKGRIGSEAVRAVEAAEDMELVAALGRGDTLETLTTAGAQVAVELTTPDSVMANLDFCVRHGIHAVVGTTGWTEDRLAQLNGWLADSPRTGVLIAPNFSIGAVLTMKFAQIAAPYFESVEVVELHHPNKVDAPSGTATRTAQLIAEARRAAGTAPAPDATATALDGARGANVDGVPVHAVRLRGLLAHQEVLLGGEGETLTVRHDSLHHSSFMPGILLGARRVVTTPGLTFGLEHFLDLG